The nucleotide window TAGACATAAAAGATGCAAAAATAGAACGATCACATTTATTACCAACAGAATGTTACAACATTATTAGAAACAAAAGATATACAATCCATTACCCCATCGTATATAAACCCACAAATCCCTATCAATTAACAAGCTCACCAAACGAAATAATTGTCACACGAGCAATTAATTAACGAATAATCTATTTCTTGGGTGCCAGCCTTGACTTAATTTTCTGGATTTCCTTAGTACCAACTTGAAATGTTTTAGTCAAGACATGATCAGGAACAGTTGGTGATGAAGCGAACAACGTTGTAGCAATCGATTGAGTCCCCGGCAACTGGCTGTTGAACCCCGCGACGACGGCTGCTGGAACATCCCCATTGTTCTGCTGGAAATGTACAAGTCCTCTAGGGAAAGCAAACACTTCACCTTTTACAATATGTTTTGAAATCAAAACATTAGATGTTGTAATAAAGCCAACGTCTAATTCACCCTCTAAAACAAAGATCATTTCAGTGGCACGAGGGTGAGTGTGAGGTGGGTTAATTCCACCAGGGGCATAGTCGATACGAGCCATCGACACACCAAGTGTGTTAAGACCAGGGACTTTCATGACATTTGCACCTGTCACTACAGAACCAAATGTATTGTTTGTTGCTCCTGCCTTTGCTATTGCCATTGATGAAAAGTCTATTTCTGAAAAGTTCTTCTTGCAAAGATAACCGTTTACGGTTAAACCTGTTTTCATGTACATAAAACAGAAAATTGCATAATCAGCATATGGTACTTAAATCGAAAAGATAATGATTAGATCATTATGTTATTAATTTGGCCATGtgtgactctattttttttaaaaaaacagtcCAACTAGACATTGGGCCCCCTGAAAAAGGCTACCTCTTTTTCCGAACTTAGACGAAGATGAATAATGTTAGGTCACTTTTAGCCCCAAAAAGAGAGGtccttcatattttttaatttaaagatgTAATTtgcttttcttaattttattgcTCTTATTACTTCCTCTAGtgaattattatgttattttatatGATTCAGAATAAGTGAATTGTTCAAAATTGAAGAGAATTATTGTAAAATCATACCgaatatgttgttattattgCTTCTACaagacatttttattttttcacacaTTAATCTGAAAATAATATCATTTTCTACTACTTAATTCATAATTAATACTCATAGATAATTTCCTCCCTAGCTAGTTATACTTTTGATTCAAGACTgctatattaaatattttgaataaatttaatACGGTCAGCCATCTACTTTTTGCCAGCTAATATACAGTTGGATCTTGATTCAACACTCATAACAAATCCTACAACAAGCTGAGTAGTAAGCAAGAAGAAGCAACAATTTGGAGAAGTAGAAAAGTCAACATGTATTACCAATGAGAAACTAATTAAGGCAAATAAAACCACAAAACAACTTAAATCACATCAGATGAAGAATCTACCTTTCTCTtactcaatttaaaaaataaaaataaaaatggaactTACTGCTGGTAAGATCAGCAACACAAACATCTTGAAGCATGTCTGGATCTCCAGCAGAAGCTTTATCTAAGCTAATGGCTAACACAGCCATAATTACAACCAATTTTCCAAAGCCAGACATGATGGAATTAAGAAGAAAAGTATtaagcaaaatatattttgtttgattttaggCAAGAAGGAGAGGTGCAGAAATAGAGGAATGTGGTAGAAGAGAAGTACTCCTATTGATAGACAAAATCGGGTGggctttatttataaatataaaaaataaagagggCAAACTAATACTTTGAAGTCACGTGAGGAAAGCGTGCGAGTGTAAACGCAAGAACCATGCTgttttttttctcctctcttccACCCAAAGCGAAGACATTAGGAAACAGGCCCACATATGGGGCCTACTGCACTCCTAAATCAGGCCTCACTTTTGGGCTTATTTGGACTTTGACTTCCTGCCGTTGACGACACCTCACTAATTTATATGTGcgaaaattacgcggttaatcaaacttaattactcatcatacctatagtttgatataattatcacatttatataattcacaactaacaattctttatttgatttgtatttgtatatgacgatgatttcctttgatttttcaggtttgtcatcatatacattcaatctttttgtgtataacttttaaaagtttgtataaatgtgtaattttcagattttgtatagtataatttatataacgtaatttgtataatatattttgaataattgtttaaagttcatatgtttatgtctgtatcaattcgttatttcgagttttattatatttgtataattccagACTATGTATTActtaattatacaaaaacacgtgaattatacaaacgagatgcaaattatacaaattattgtgttctcccaatctcgctcgcctctctcctccctctcacATTCTCTCtcgccagaatatacaaatacatatgtataatatacaattatttaaccgatatacatatacaattcacctctctcgctcgcctctctcctccctctcccagtctcgctcggcccttcctccctataacatgtagctacgaatcgtaattaacAAACTATATCTATAGAGcgtaattaggctatttttgagtgacTATATGTAAAAGTTCCTCTTTATATGTAGAGTTTATGGAAACAACAAAATACGCAGTCTGGATGTGAATGGGGAAGGGTAAAGTGTATATAAATCTTATTATTACCTTGTGGAAATAgaattattgtttttaaaagaaCCTCAGCTCAAATACATACTAATTCATAGATTTCcgtttttacttgtcacttataACAACaagaaaagatattttttttatttttttctcaatattaattaattattaatcaaattatttttatagacCTATGACaatacaattaatatgaatagtatgataaaatattcatgttaattttattttttaaggagAGTGAACAATctaaaatagacaaataaaaattaatggagggagtataatttTTAATCATCTTTGAGTAACCAGTCATAATAAgtttaatgaatttaaaatgataaaaattattttagcaacTTTTAGAACAATTCAGAACTTGAACAATTCTAatgtgataaaaaataatttagtgaTTTTTACAGAATAATTGATANttatgtttgtatcaattcgttatttcgagttttattatatttgtataattccaaattataattacttaattatacaaaaacacgtgaattatacaaacgagatgcAAATTATTGTcttctcccaatctcgctcacctctctcctccctctcacAATCTCTCtcgccagaatatacaaatacatatgtataatatacaattatctaaccgatatacatatacaattcacctctctcccactctcgctcgcctctctcctccctctcccagtctcgctcacccatctcctccctataacatgtagctacgaatcgtaattaacAAACTATATCTATAGAGcgtaattaggctatttttgagtgacTATATGTAAAAGTTCCTCTTTATATGTAGAGTTTATGGAAACAACAAAATACGCAGTCTGGATGTGAATGGGGAAGGGTAAAGTGTATATAAATCTTATTATTACCTTGTGGAAATAgaattattgtttttaaaagatccTCAGCTCAAATACATACTAATTCATAGATTTCcgtttttacttgtcacttataACAACaagaaaagatattttttttatttttttctcaatattaattaattattaatcaaattatttttatagacCTATGACaatacaattaatatgaatagtatgataaaatattcatattacttttattttttttaaggagaGTGAACAATctaaaatagacaaataaaaattaatggagGGAGCATGATTTTTAATCATCTTTGAGTAACCAGTCATAATAAgtttaatgaatttaaaatgataaaaattattttagcaacTTTTAGAACAATTCAGAACTTGAACAATTCTAatgtgataaaaaataatttagtgaTTTTTACAGAATAATTGATAAGTTGAATGATTTTAAAGTAACACAAATTATATCTTTAatgacttttataaaaataattgtattgactaattatttgagaaatgaactcttcataaaaattaGACTCGACGCGGCATCGCAAATGTCATGGATGACATAcctatttgagaaataaaaattacgttaattaaataaatgtaaAGTCAATTAGTCATATATAAAAGTCTTTAATATTTGCAAATGGAAGTACAGATCGATCAAATTGATAGTACACTTCAAATTAATCCCTAcattgaacttaattaattattgctTTATTACTTTCGTTTTCAACTCGTCGAAGATCAGAGAATTGTTCACCCACtcgaagtgaaaaaaataatatacttgtAGCGTATTTCTTAAATTGGGTAAAAATGTTATTCCTTTTGTCTTATTTTTGTCCATCTCCTAACTTGATTTTGATGGTCATTTTGTCCCCTTTTTTTTAATCCTGACGTACGTCTGACTATGAGTGATTAAAgattataaaaattaacaaaacatGTACTTCCTACAGTGACACAAATTAATACCAAGCACAGttaaataattaagttattgAATCAAAATACTAAGTCATATGGTTGATGGTTAGAGTTAAGCAGCTATTAGTTATGTATGAATCAATTATGCAGGTAAATGCAAGATACTTACGTAGGATTAACTATTCATATAtcagttatttcatttttacaGCATAAAATAATGCATATATTCTATCATGTTTTACATCTGTATTATTTATGtgaaagaataaaataagaacCAAACATTATATTAGCAATGTTATGGTTTACATGAGGTGGGGAGGGGGGGGATAAAAGAAGCAGCAAATTTTGTATAACTTATGTCGGATTTTATGTGGAGATTATTTTCCCCATTTTTGTAACCAAACATTGTATAAAGTTATGCTAGTTTAAATATATGAATAAGTCTTCCTTAATCAGCAACCAAACATTCCCTGAATATTTTAAGCGATCGTTTGATAAGATGTATAAGAatagtactaaatatgatgtaTTAGTTATGATGACAATATTGTTTTTATCAATTGTTTGATTTGTTATCTTAAATGaatattgtattaaaattggAACAATATTGAATAGTCACTGGGTAATGTTGTTATTTTCGTAATAAACAAAGAAGTTTGaatattgtattaaaattggAACAATATTGAATAGTCATTGGGTAATGTTGTTATTTTCATAATAAACAAAGAAGTTTGaatattgtattaaaattggAACAATATTGAATAGTCACTGGGTAATGTTGTTATTTTCGTAATAAACAAAGAAGTTTGAAGATTACGGTGTAGGATTTCAATGTTACGGATTGCAAGACTTTTACTTTTACGTTACGTAGATTAGTGTAAAACGTAAATAAAGACGTTTGTTTTTGTGTCATTTTCCTGTTACCCTCAAGTATTGGACTATAGTATATGAAGAAAATGACAGGGATTACTATTCAAAATTATGGTAAAACTCTGTTGAAGACAACATTATTTTGGTGTTAGGACTTCCTCAATAGCAAATATGTCACTAAATCATAATCAAATAAtacacaaattatattataatctGTAACATCTAGTGAAATTTCAAGCTTTGACAAAGAACTTAGGACCATATGATCTCAAATAAGGAGAAAAACATGTGACAAAGGTAAAAAGAATAAttctgtatatatataaaaaatgaaattttcaagattcaaccttttaaattttaatttgtttacgATTGCCTAGCTGCTACATCTCACTTTGGTAGGACATCATTGGGTGTGtaggtatattgttgttgtgagGATTGGCTAGCTAATTTTGTATGATTGACTTTGACACATATATACTTTGAATTCGCGTTGAAAAGTTTGAGATTGAAGATAAAACACTGCCTGCTCCATATTCAAACGGATTCGAATCCAAAATCTCTGGATTAAAAGGCTTCTAATAATTGTTACTACAATATTTTTGGAACGAAACAAAGTCAAAGAATCTTCTCCCATCCTTACTTGTACCGGGCCTACCGGCCATTAACTTCATGATAACAAATATTTTggtaaaggaaaaaaaaaacattcattcTGTAATCGAAACACATGCACTTAAAATCCAATTTCGCAAACATATATAGTAATAACAAACACATTAATTATTCTTACATGATGAGAAAGCTAAGGAGAATTCTCTTTTATTGACATtacaaacaaaaatcaaaacatcACGTGTTGTTGAGAAATAAAACTTTACTACTTAATTCTTGGGTGCAAATTTAGCCTTAATCTGCTGAACTTGCATAGTACCAATTTGGAATGCTTGAGCCAAGATATCATTAGGAACACCTGGTGCTGGTGTTGCTGCAAACAACGTTGTAGCAATCGATTGTGTACCAGCTAACTGACTATTGAACCCAGCAATAACAGCTGCTGGCATGTGACCGTTATTCTTTTGGAAATGAACAAGTCCTCTAGGAAAAACAAACACTTCTCCTTGTACAATGTGCTTAGCGACCAATACATTAGCTGTAGTAATAAAACCAACATCTAATTCACCTTGTAAAACGTAAATCATCTCCGTGGCTCGTGGGTGGAGGTGGGGTGCGTTAATGCCACCAGGAGCATAGTCGATTCGAGCCATGGACACACCTAGGGTGTTAAGCCCAGGGATAGCCATAACGTTAGCTCCAGTGACAAGGGAACCAAATGTGTTGTTTGTGGCTCCTGGCTTTGAAATAACCATCGACGAGAAATCAGCAGCGGAGAACATACTCTTGCATGGAAATCCATTCAATTTCCAGGCTGTTACACAATCAGATCACctataagttaattaattacgtacaaataaattttcaatattattgGAACCGCGTCTTAGCTGAACTTACGTGAGGTGAGATCAGCAACACAAACATCCTGAAGCATATCTGGATCTCCCGCACAAGCTTTATCTGAGTTAATAGCTAATAATGCCATAATTACCATAATTAAAGGAAACATTTTTCTAAAGACAGCCATTTGGAATTGGACAAAGAAGATTGAATGTTGCTTTATAAATTTGTATGGATAATGAAAAGAGAAATTAGGCAGTTTATTTATAGGGTGAGAATTAGAAGCCGGACAAATCAAATTGATGTAATTGGAATCTTAGTTGACATAAGATAATTTGTGTGTTTGAGCACGAAACATGCCATTTGCTAATTGTTAATAATTTGACTATAATCTATTCGAGTTGTTATCAAGTTTTATCCTCGTTGTgctattaatttattaaagGAAATGAACTTCTTtactaaaaagaaattaaaaataggaaatagtcttcattattatatatatatcacaattTCATGACATGTTCTAACAAGCTATAATCACAAGTTGACTTTCACAAAATTGAAAtggtactatatatataattaacaaGTGTGAGTAAGTTTATGCCGGAGCTCATAggaataattaattaaggtctAGTTGGTAACCTCGAAATGAAGAGaatgaaaacttaaaaagaaaaattaagaattatGTTGGTTAATTATTACTTGgcatataatatttgaaatggTCCATTAAGAATGAAGGATATAAAAACAAGCTTCTTAATTATCCTAAAAATTAAACGGCATGACATAATTCTTTTGACATCCAGTAAATAGTGCGTAATATTTTAcctgattttgaaaaattactaATATATTTGACCTTATCCCTTAAATTTTCCTCAACTTTGACTTCAATTGGAACGTGAAAATTAGAGGTACATATTATCTTTACCTCTTTGACAATCGAAATTTTGGAAACTGAAAGTGCATATATCaaattataaatcataaaaGATAGTCTACACCTAGTGTTTAAACTGTGCATATGTAGCAGTATATActataaaaatttgaatttaactCGAGTCGAGAATCTTTTAAAAACAGTTTATTTGTCTTTGATAACGTAGAGATAAGATTTGCGTATACACTATCTTTCTCAAACTTCACTTATGAGATtacactgaatatgttattgttatatgTATATAGATAGTGtaaaaaaaatcaccaaaatatacttaaaagataattattcataataaatgaaattaaatagCTTGAAACAAAAGAGGTATGTAGTTGTGACAACATGATAAAGTACTATGACAATAATAAATTGTTTACAGTACATAGTGAATACATATAATTAGTTAATGCCTAATTTATCAAAACAACTTGCACTTCCTAGACAGATAACACTGGATCGTTAATCGTTATGCAAAGATAATTGAAGGGCCTCCAAATGGACTACGTCCAAGTCAAATCAGAATGGTAGAGAATAATTCAAcataattaataacaaaaattaaacaaagaatTACAGATGTTTGGAACTGAGGGCATATCAAGCTAAGGGGACATTTAATCTCATGAATATCAATCATATGTTATACAAATATTATCAATTCTTAGATCCGTGTTTGTTGccggaaaaatatttttagttatttgacTCGGTGTTTCTCCCCTTATTTGAAAGAAGCAGCCTAGTTAATTATGAGTATGACTTATTTCTCAAGAACAATTAAAACGCTCTTCTAACAACGTgattattttgtcttttcttgatttgtcaaaatggacaagtaatgagggataactaaaaaagaaaaagtggacaaataattaagaACAGAGAGTATATGATAAATTACTAAAATTCtaataaatatcaaatgttGAACCTATAATGCAAAAATCAATCATGACcgaaaaaaacataaaagattAAACTCATGAAATGTAAGACCTTGTGTTATCATTAGATTTCAATttatcatatataaatataattaatatatttcctTCATAAGGAGTTTCTCCATAATATCCATAAACAGTTGCTTCGGGAATGGCCAAATAAAGCTTGGCTAATCTCTCACTATCGAATCAACTTGAAAAAGTATATCTTGATCCAATTTGAGGGGCGGTCCATTTTTGGGTATACATAcactttcataaataaattgtCCAATGGGGAATACTTATCTTGAGTTTGTGAATAACACCCTATCCAccttaatatacaaaaaaatatatatatttaaatataaaataatgtttacttttttatatagatttagcTAGCAAATGTAATTTTTGGCTTGGGAAAtggataaccaaaaaaaataatccaagtaGTGTAGATTCTATCTTTCTATGGTcaatttatattaactttttgGAGGCTAAAAAACAGTAAGAGCGACTAATTTGATCGAACCACATGCATTTAAGTTCGATTGAACGCTACTTGAAAACAATTCTTTTACTCCGAAATAGGCGGTTCCAAAtattacttaaaaatatttcattccCACAATTATAGACtcctttcttttcatattagttgatcataatattaaatatagttGTTCCATATTAGTTGATTACCCTATTAAATCAAAAAagcattaattaatttttttttatatttccctagcaattaattcttttttaaagtgttcacatttgtttgtaaaattctcAACAGTTTTTTAAGGGGTGAATTAGTAAAAtcatcttcttatttatgattttttaagcATCGTGCAAAATGGAAAGTGATCAACTTGAGTTAACAACCGTGCGCCCAACTTAAACATAACTTTTTGTGGAGAAATAGAATTCTCACTAGTTAATTAGTGGCAAATTTTGCTTTAGTCTGTTGAGCTTCCGGAGGGGTAATCCGGAATGTTTGAGCCAAAACATCATTAGGGACAGATGGTGTAGCTGCAAACAACGTTGTCGCAATAGATTGTGCACCAGGTAATTGATTATTTAAGGCAGCAATAACAGCTGCTGGATATTTCCCATTGTTCTTTTGGAAATGAACAAGTCCTCTAGGAAAAACAAACACTTCTCCTTGTATAATGCGCTTAGAGAATAAAACATTGTCTGTGGTAATGAAACCAACATCCAATATATGTACCATATAAAAGAAAGATCATCTCAGTGGCTCGTGGGTGGACGTGGGGTGGGTTAATACCACCAGGAGCATAGTCGATACGAGCCATGGACACACCGAGGGTGTTAAGGCCAGGGATAGTTAGAACATTTGCTCCAGTGACCACGGAACCATATGTGCTGGTAATGACTCCTGGCTTTGAAAGGACCATTGAAGAGAAATCAGCCGCGCTGGACGTCTTCTTGCATGGAAATCCATTCACCTTCAATGCTGTTACATAATCACATCACTTATAAGTTACGCgtgatatattaattatttacaaataaaatttcaatattattGGAATAACGCTTTAACTTACTTGAGGTGAGATCAGCAACACAAATATCCTGGAGCATATCTGGATCTCCAGCACAAGCTTTATCTGAGTTGATGGCTAATAATGCCATAATTACCACAATTAAAGGAAACATCTTTCTAAAGGATTCAATGGTTGtgtgtttaatttaatttgtatggatatatatatagcaaaGAGAAACTAATTAGCTGTTTATATATAGGCAAGTATGAAAAGCTTTAGGTGAGAAGTTCTTAACTGGCAAAATCAAAATTAGGGTTAGGTTCATGGTTTGAATAAAAATCGatccaaattgaaaaatcaaacagtttaaataattttagatttttaaaaatcgatAGTATTTAGTTTGGTAATGATTTTGTtcgaaaaaataatcaaattgaaccgacaaattatatacatatatgttatTAATATATAGACATAgtctattatttttatatacaatttttaagatcttatatatgtttaatcaaaatttatttattaatagcGAAAATGCCTAAGGTGAGAATATTCATTTTATTGGTTTTATTTATACGAGTCTCTATGttaattctttgtgggactgaaaatgtcaCTGTCTCACCCTTCTAggccaaaatagtgaattttgaagctttattcatagtaaattcAGTGATCGGAAGTTCGGTAATTTCAATCAtcctaactatttttcgttttgaataaattgtttcttttatttttgtgtatggttaataaccgaataatcAAACCGAACCCGATAACAAACAAACCGATAAATGCATATTAtagttggtttggtttgattttgatggttttaaaattgattaaattgatttagttttgattttgatcaataaCCAACTAGTAAACAGTACTCTAATCAAAATGATGTACGAAATCTAACGATAGGCCAAAAgcttttggtttgatttttcaaat belongs to Solanum stenotomum isolate F172 chromosome 1, ASM1918654v1, whole genome shotgun sequence and includes:
- the LOC125877756 gene encoding nectarin-1-like, yielding MSGFGKLVVIMAVLAISLDKASAGDPDMLQDVCVADLTSSLTVNGYLCKKNFSEIDFSSMAIAKAGATNNTFGSVVTGANVMKVPGLNTLGVSMARIDYAPGGINPPHTHPRATEMIFVLEGELDVGFITTSNVLISKHIVKGEVFAFPRGLVHFQQNNGDVPAAVVAGFNSQLPGTQSIATTLFASSPTVPDHVLTKTFQVGTKEIQKIKSRLAPKK
- the LOC125878229 gene encoding nectarin-1-like — its product is MAVFRKMFPLIMVIMALLAINSDKACAGDPDMLQDVCVADLTSPWKLNGFPCKSMFSAADFSSMVISKPGATNNTFGSLVTGANVMAIPGLNTLGVSMARIDYAPGGINAPHLHPRATEMIYVLQGELDVGFITTANVLVAKHIVQGEVFVFPRGLVHFQKNNGHMPAAVIAGFNSQLAGTQSIATTLFAATPAPGVPNDILAQAFQIGTMQVQQIKAKFAPKN